The genomic region GACGTGGCGAGCCTGGGTGGGCAGTGTCCTGTCCTCCACCGCAACGGCATCGAGTTCCTGGACCCATTGCCGCACTCGGCTGCGCGGCCAGTTCGTCTGAAGCCCGAGCCTCCCGAGGTGGCCGTGAAGGCCACCTGGGTGCTGGTCGCACTCTGCCTCACGTCATGATGGATTGACTCCCGTCCACATACATCGATGCGCCTGCGAGCCACGTGGAGTTGAGGCGATATCAGGGGCCGTTTGGGCCGGAGGGAGGCTGGGTGCGACCTGTGAACTTTGATCCAGCCCACCCCATAGCGCCTGCAACGAAGAGCCCAAGGGTAAGGGCTGATTGCTGGTCGATGACCTTCTGCTGAATGGCGAAGACGCCGCCCGCGATCAGCAGCACCAACGCTGCGGTCCATGCAATCATTAGCCGACCGACCATTTTGTCGCGAGCGGTGTAGAAGGCCCAGGAAAGCTGCTGGTTCGCCATGGCTCGTTCGTGAGCGTTTTTCTCGCGGAGGGTATCAAGATCGGGCTGTGCACCCATGAGCTTGGCTCGTGCATCGAAGAAAGTCTTTGCGATTGGCATGACAGTCTCTGCGAGTTGCTGCATCGCCATCATGGCGGCAACCATGTCCGGCGGAATGCCGACGCCTTCGTCCGGTATTCCGCCGCTGCTCCCGGGCTCGGGCGGGAGGATTTCAGTCTGAGGAGTGGCTTGTGCTTCCGGGGGCGGAGTGTTGCTGGTTGTCATGGCTGTGGAGAGACAAGTGGAAGATGTGGGGCCTGTCCCATGGATACAATCGCTGCACTTTGCTGTAGGTGGCAAGACGGCAGATGCGTCGGTACCTGCAGGGTATAGGTAGGCCGCGCTTCCCCTCTCGCGAAGTAGCGCCGCCGGGCGGACTCCATGAAGAAATTGACCAAGGACCTGGGCTCAGCCAGGCAGAAATTGCGCACGACCAACACGCCGATGGTGCTCCGTCGCATCAGAAACGACGGGTATTCCAGGAATTCATATCCAGCTAGGCGACAGGGGCATCAGAGGCAGGCGTGACCCCCACCGGAGTGGGATGGAGCCGCTCGGCCTCATGGCGCTAGGAATGTACTCGTGGGGAGTTGGTGTGCCTCATTCGCAAGGCAGGGAGCGAGATGACCCGATTGACTGGAATGCTGGTTGCTGTGGTCCTGATGCAGGGTTGCTTCAACCCGGTGGTCGATGAGCCCCGTGTGCAAGATGAATTGAGCGAAGACTCGCTGGGAATCGGGGTGGGTGGCTGCTGCAAGTACTGTGGCTCGGACAGTCAGCCCTGCGGGGACTCCTGCATCGCGCTCGACAAGACCTGCCACAAGGGGCTTGGCTGCGCCTGTTGAGCTGTCGCGAGGCCTGCAAAGAGAGACATGGGGCTGCTGCTGCTCATCACCGGTGCAGCATTCCTGCGACGCTCGCGGCACCAGCACCGTGACGTGAGCGTTCCTCCAGCCGGGCGAGTACGGCCTGGACGGACGCAATCTCCGAGCGGCTACTCCCGGTTGCTCAGGTACTGCGCCATCTAGACCTTGGCCTGCGCCAGCAGGCCCTTCTCCACGTCCAGCCAGCCCGCAGCCTGGCGCATGACGTCCAGCACCTCGCCCTCCACTGCTCCCTCAAGCAGGCGCGGAGGCAAGGCTGGAGGAGGAGAGTCCCGCCTCTGCCGTGACGGTGGAGGAGCCGAGGAAGGAGCGCACACCCCGCTTGGACTGGGCCGAGCTGCTGAGAAGGACGGTCGCCCTGGATGTCCTCGCGTGATTGAGCTGGGCTGGGCATGCGTGTGTCTGACGGAGATGAAAGGCTGCTGCGCGGGCCCGGCGTGCGACTCATCGGCTTCCCGTCAGCGTCCCTCAGCTCCCGCGCTACTCCCACCCGCTATGCCTAAGAGGGCTCCAGTCCTTCCCATACTCCCTGGGTGGACGCGATCTCCGGCACGCTGCGGCTGAGCGCGCCGCTGCTGCTGCTCTGCCTGGGGGCGCTGCAGGTGATGGAAGGGCGGATGCGCCTAGACACGATGTTGAGCCTGAACGCGCTGGCTGCGGCCCTGCTGACACCCTTGGCGAACGTGGTCACCACGATGGGATAGCTGCAGCTGATGGGCAGCTACATCAAGCGAATCGACGATGTGCTGGAGACCCCGGTGGAGTGGGACGGAGTGCAGCCGGAGTCAGGCGTGAGCTGCAGGGGCGGATCGAGATGGAGCGCGTCTCGTTCCGGTTTACAGCACCTACCGAAAGTCAGCGCTGGGCTGGCCGTTGGCAGGGGGCGTCCTCAGCTTGAGGGACATGGTCCGTGAACTCGTCCCCGACGCCTTCTGGCAGCGCGTGGCACCGCTGCTGCCTCCGCCTCGGCCCAAGAAGAAGATGGGCCGCCCTCGTGCGGACGACCGGGCGGCGCTGGAGGCCATCGTCTTCGTGCTGAGGAGCGGCATCCCTTGGGAGATGCTGCCTCGCAAGCAGTTCGGCCTGTCGGGCATGACAGCCTGGCGCAGGTTGGAGGAATGGACCCGGGCCGGCGTGTGGGAACAGCTTCAGGCGCGGCTGCTGGATGAGCTGGGACTGCGCGGCAAGGTGGACTTCTCGCGAGTCTCCATCGACTCCTCGTCCGTGCGGGCGTCAAAAAGGGGGCCCTCACGGGCCCAAGCCCGACGGATAGAGCGAAGGCGGGTAGCAAGCATCATCTTCTCGTAGACGCCCAGGGACTGCCGCTCACCGAGTCCGTGACGGCCGCCAACGTCCACGACACGCACGAGTTCTTCCCGCTCATCGACTCCGTGCCCGCGGTGAGGATGCCTTCGGGACAGCGAAGACTGCGCCCCACCAAGCTGCACGCCGACAAAGCCTATGCCTCCAGGAAGAACCGGCAGGGGCTGCGCCTGCGAGGCATCGTCGCTCGCATCGCGCGTCCAGGCGTCGAGTCCAAGGAGCGACTGGGGCGCTATCGATGGGTCGTGGAACGCACGCTGGCTTGGAAGAACCAGTTGCGCCGTCTCCGTGTCCGCGACGAGCGCAGGGACGACGTGCACTTTGGGCTCCTCGTCCTCGGTTGCTGCGTCATGCTCCTACGACGCCTCTGTCCTGGCATTTGTTAGGAGCTGTTAGGACCCGCGCCGAGTGCAATCTCGGTCATGAATGCAGCAGATCAAGGGACGAGCACCGTCGCGAACCGAGCAGCGAGCGCTCCGGTGTTCTCAGAATCTCCGAAGCGCATGCAGTTGATAGAGTCACACACGGGCGACTGTGTATCAATAGCCCATTTCTCCTCGGAGTACCGCACCACCAGATCCGAGCAGCCTGGGTAGGCCGTCGGGAGTTCGTTGACACTTGTTGGCAGCACGATCATGTATCTCGCCCAGGCATCGAAAATGGCAAAGACCACTTGATACCACTGACTCCGCGAGTCAATCTGCGCCAGCGGCATCTGGCAGTCCGGACATTCGACGCGAAGCGCATTCCAGGCAATCCCGGCGGCGTAGAATTCGGCACCGGCCTCCGTGGCCTGCCCCGCCCATGATTCGATGATGTTCAGGATGACTTTTTCCCGGTGTGCACTGCCGCGGGGAATCCGGTTGAAGAGCAGCTCCTGCACCAGAGCCACCTCCGCAGCGTACGCCGTGAAGGCCTTTTTCTTATCATTCGAATTGAGGGCGGCTCCCTTGAATGGGCCATTGACGTCTTTCACCAGCCAATCCCCATATGTCCTTCCCCACGAGCCCGGAGCGTTGCATCTCAGATCGAGTTGAGCGTCGGCCTCCGAACTCATCTGGATGAGTTCGGACCTAACGGCTTCGCAGAGTTGTGGCTTGCGCAGCAGCGTCTTAATGCGCTCGGAATTGTAGAGCCGCAACAGCTCCTGGGGGGAACAAGGCTTGTTGTTGCATGCGACGTTCGCAAGGCTGGCGCCGAACTTGAGCCATTCGCACCGGAACGACATCAATAAGCCGTTGGCAACGTGCTTCACCATCTCCCGGAACCGCTGGCGCTGCTCGGGCTGAAGAGAAGGCTTCGCTGGCGGCACATAGGGGGCCTCACAGGTTAGAGGTACGTCGATAGGGGCGAGCTGGAAGATCGAGACCGGAGAGCGATCCTCAAAGCCAGTACTCGCTATGAGATTCGACAGAGAAGTGCCCGTGATGGCCTGCGAGGTTTCTTCTCGGTGCAAGACAACACCGACCACCACGTCGGTACCTGGGATCACGATGGGGGCACCGCTATGGCCTGGATCCGGGTACTGGGCGGTCAGATCATAGAGGTTTCGTTGTGCCCCTATGAAATGGAGCGCGAACTCGTCGTCGATGCTCGTGTCTCCCGCTGTATATTTCTGATGGTGCGGATTGGCATAAGGGGTGCGGTGCTGAAGAGCACACTTCGGATAGCCACTAACGCTCGCTTTCCAGACACAATCCTCGCGAAACTGGGTGCTGATTCGGAGCGCAGCCCGTGGAGGTGGCGCCCCGTCATCCAACCGGATGATGACGAGATCCTCCAGCTTGCTCTCCCAAACGGGTTGCTGGGTCGCGGGCCCTATCCAGGTCTCTCCCGTGGCGGTCCGATAGGAGAGTTGTTTCGGGTACCTAGCGCAGTCAAGAGTTTGCAGCGTGCCGGTGGCCCGCCACACATGGCGAGCGGTCATGAACAGGCGCTGAGTCACATCGATGAAGAACCCGGTCCCCGAGCAGCCACACTCCGCGTTCCCGACATTGGCGTAGCGGATATGCACGAGCGCTTGGTTCACGTCGACCTGGGCCGACGCCACTGGCGGGAGCAGCCCGAGGACGAGCCCCACAATGCGCCCCATCCACGGAGTCATTGGGCAGCTCCGTTCGAGGTCCGAGACGGAGCCGAGAACGCAGCCTTGACCACGGGCTTGAGTTCGTTGAGCAGGGCTTGGCACGCTTGAATTTCGCTGCAGGAGTGCCAGGCCGGTCCTGTCTGGTCCTTCTCGTCACCATTGGTGAACCATCGCACGGTCGATTCGGGTGGCTTCAGCTTCTTGTACTTCGATGCCAGGGTGAAGCGATACTTGAGGAGTCCTAGCGCCCAGGTAGGATTCCATCCAGCTCCCACGTTCTGCCGCTTCCACGTCCGATTCTGAACCGGCAGGTCCTGCCGCATCGTCCGAACCGAGGAGAGACAACTCGCGGACTTAATCTCGTCTCCCACCACCTTTAGGTAGGCTTCCGTCGTGCTGACCGCGAGGTCAAAGTTCACGGGCCGGTTGTCCGGACTGTCCTTCTCGACATAGGCATTAAAGGCATGCTCACAGTTCGTCCGCCCTTTGTGGGGAGCGAGATCCTGGATTGGGTGGAGTGAGTAGCCGATCCAATAGTAGAACGCATTCACGTCACCCGCATCGCAGGCCGCTTTGGCGCGGGCAAGCTGCTTGCCGACCCAGCCGAAGAACCTCTGCTGCCAGCAGTTCGGTTGTCCTGGCTCCGCGCAAGGTGTGTTGCGCGCGGTGCCCTCCTCGTCACACCCGGCCTGCGCGTGCGCTTCTGGCAGTTCCCAAGCATAGAAGTCTCCGTCCTGGGAGGCATCCGCCATCAGCTCATGGACGTAGCTTGGAAACGTCCCTCGGGGGACGATGAGGGCCTTTTTGAATTCCTCGCCGTTGGGATCCAGCAGGCGCGTCACGCGCTGAAGGGCCTGGTGCGTGGCGCCGTAGTGGCCTTCGCGGGAGTGCTTGTCAGCCTTGACCCGCAGGAGTGGACCTGAGCGAAGCCGAACCTCCTTCTTCATCGGAAACTTCTCCGCGTCCGCAGTCTTGATGATGACCTCGTGCCAGTCATCGGGTTCGTCACGCTCGGCCAGGAACTCATAGCCGGCGTTCTTGAGGTCGCTGGTGGAAAGACTGCGGATCTCTTCGTCCGGTCCAAGGCGCTTGAGGACATCGTACTGCTCAAGCTTCTGCTCGAACGCAGACGCGTCGAGGGTCTTGTTCTCACAGATGAAGGCGAGGAACTCGTCTTCGACAAGACGGATCCACTTCTGGGCCACAATGGCTCTTCGCGTCGCACACTCTTGATCCAGCTCCGCCTTCTCTGCGTCGCTCTGAGGTGACTCCGTCTGGGTTGAGGTAACCACAGAGGCATCGAGCGTGGATGGCGTGCCTGCATCTTGTGCTTCTGCACCCACTACAGGCCAGCACAAGAGCTGCACGAGGGTGAGGGTGAGGGCATTACTTGAGCGTAAGCTCATATTTCCTCGGGTCCATCTGTGATTATGGAGAATGCTGTCGCGCACAGTAGGACTGCGCGTGAAATTACTCAAGGGTCATGCGCTTCCGTTTGATCCCCATATTATAGCCTGTCTTCTTCGGTTTCATGGCTTTTCCTGGAGAGCTGATGGTGACCTTTCGCTCTCCTGGGCTCCGGTGACACCTGCTCACCAGACATCAGCCGATCAGACGTCTGGCGCAAGGCAAGGCCACCCGTGGATTTACGCGCTCGTCCTCGTGCGGTGAGCGTCACCTGTGCTGAGCCAACGGTTGTGGTACGCGCGGCTCTTCCTGTTCACGCCGTGATCCTTTCAGAGGAGCCTCGCTCAAGCGTGGGGGGCTCCGGGGCTGGAGTAGAAGAGCCTCGCCCTTGCCGCGACGGTGGAGGAGCCGAGGAAGGAGCGCACACTCCGTTTGGACTGGGCCAGGCTGCTGAAAAGGACGTTCGCCCCGGATGAGTTCGCCTCCTTGAGCTGGGCAGGCGTGTGTCTGCTGGAGATGAAAGGCTTTTGCGCTGGCTCGGCGCGCGGCTGATGCGCTCCTCGTCAGTGTCCCGCACCTCCCGTTCTGCTCCCGCCCGCTACGCCCAAGAGAGCTTCTGTCCTTCCTTTGCTCCTCTTGCTGGAGTGATCGCTCGAACGCATGCTGAAAATGGCGGAAACGCGAGCGCCAGAATGCGAGGGAAAACCAATGGCGACATCACTCTACGCCCTCAGCGTGCCCACCTTCCTGCAGACCGTCAGGGCCGTCTCAGGCTTTCTCGACCGCGCGGCCAGGCACTGCGCTGAGACGGGTGCTGATTCCAACGACTTCGTGAATGCGCGCCTTTTCGATGACATGGCGCCCTTCCACTTTCAGGTCGAAGCCACATGGCACCATTCCGTGTGGGGAGTGGAAGCTCTCAAGACCGGCGTGTTCGCACCGCCGGCCCTGGTCGGACCGGTCCCTTTCGCTGACCTGCGGGCGATGATGAGCAAAGCGGAAGTGGCGCTGGAGGCGTTCACGCCCGACGAGATCAACCGATGCGCGGGCAAGGAGCTGGACCTTCAGATCGGTCCGCGGAGGCTCGCCTTCACGTCGGAGACGTTCATCCTCTCGTTCTCCCTGCCGAACTTCCATTTCCACGCCGTCACTGCCTACGACATCCTCCGCTCGCGCGGTGTACCGATCGGCAAGCGTGATTACGAAGGCCGCCTGCGCACCCGATCCGCCTGAGCCTTCAGAGTGTTGTGACCGGCTCGCAGCGCGCACTCGAAGTGCCGTTGCGTGACATCTCTCCGCGTGCTAGACACTGAACCATATGGTTCAGTATGCAAGTGCCGGCCTTGATGCCTCGTTCGCCGCGCTCTCCGACGCCACCCGACGCGGTGTGCTGGAGCAGCTCGGGCGTGCGGAGGCGTCGATCACGGACCTCGCCGAGAAGTTCAACATGACCCTCACGGGCATGAAGAAGCACGTCGGTGTCCTGGAGCGGGCCGGGCTCGTGATCACGGAGAAGGTCGGGCGTGTGCGGACCTGCAAGATCGGCCCGCGCCGACTGGAGGAAGAGATGGCCTGGCTCGAGAGCTACCGCCAGCTCTGGGACGCACGCTTCGACGAGTTGGACAAGGTTGTCGAGGAATTGAAACACAAGGAACAGGTCGATGGACGCAAGAACAGAGAGTGAGCGCACACCCATGAAGAACCGCACGATCGTGGAACGGAAGTCCGAGCGTGAGACCGTCGTCACGCGAACCGTCAATGCTCCGGCACGCATCGTGTTCGAGGCGTGGACGAAGCCCGAGCTGTTCAAGAAGTGGTGGGTTCCGAAGTCGATGGGAATGACCCTGGCTTCCTGCGAGATGGATGTCCGTATCGGGGGCAAATACCGTCTGGTGTTCGCTCAGGGGATGGCGTTCTTCGGGACGTACACCGAAGTGACACCGCACTCGCGCCTCGTCTGGACCAATGAGGAAGGCGGTGACAATTCGTCCGTCACCACCGTGACCTTCGAGGAAAAAGAGGGCAAGACGCTGCTGGTCGTGAGCGAGCTCTACGCCTCGAAGGAAGCGCTCGACGCTGCCGGCGGCGCGGCGGAGGCGCTGGTCGAGACGTTCGAGCAGCTGGATGAGCTTCTCGTCACCCTGGCGCGAGCGTAGGACGGGCGTGAAGTCCTCGTTCCCGCGGTTGGCCACTCACCGCTGGAATGAGCAATGAGGGCAAAGAAAAGCCCAGCAACCCTTTAGGATTGCCGGGCTTCTCGGAAGCAAGGCCGAGGGAATCGAACCCTCGTCCTACTCGAACACGCCGATGCCCGGGTCGTTGCCGCCGGCTTTCGAGGGCTTCGTGGGCCGGGGCGGCGGGGCGGTGCGCACCGGGTCCAGGCGCACGTTCACGTGCTGTTCCGCCGTGTCCGCGAGCCGGCTGTAGTCCAGCCGCTTCTCCTGGTCCTGGTGTCCCGCGAGCTTGAAGCGCAGCACGGAGGCCTTCTCACGCGGGAGCATCAGCTTCGTGGGCGTGGTGCCGATCTGCGCCTCGCCGTCGAAGATGGCCGCGCCAGACGGCGTGGAGGTGAACTCCACCGTTACGTCCTGCGGCAGCGCCGCCGGAGGAGGCGTCGCCGCCGGCTCCTGCACCCGCGAGGGCGGGGCTTCCACGGGTGCCCTCGGAGGAGGCGTCATCCCCACGGGGGCCGGAGGCGTCTCATTGCCACCTCCGCGCGCCATCACCACCGCCACGCCCGCTCCAATCAACAACAGCGGCACGCCGATGAGCGCGGCCTTCATGCCCGCGGACATGCCCTTGGGCGGCGGCGGAAGCTCCGGCTCCACCTGGCGGGGCGCGGACGGACGGGCCCGCTGCGCCGCGGGCGCCGGGCTGTGCGCGTTGCCCGTCGCACGCGGAGCCTGCGCTCCGGCCGGCGTGGTCCCCCGGGGCGGCGGGGCCAGGCCCATGCGGGAGCCCGTCTTGCCCGCGGCCGGTGCACGGCCCGCGCGGCTTCCGGAACCCAGCCGGCTCCCCGAGCCCGCTCGGCTTCCCGAGCCCGCTCCCGGACGGCTGCGGCTGCCCGTGCCTCGCTCGGTGCCCGCCGTGCCTCCCGTGGGGTGCGCGTCCAGCTCCTCCGCGGACAGGCCCTCCACCGCGTCCAGCAGCGCGTCGATGAACTCCTGCGCGTTCTGGTACCGGTCCTCCTTCTCCGGCGCGAGCGCCTTGGCGAAGAAGGCGTCCAGCTCCGGGGGCACCGGCGCGCCCTGGCGCTTGCTGTTCACCGGGGGCACGGGCTGCGTCAGCGACGCCGTCAGCGCCTTGCGCACCGTGTTCGCGCCGTACGGCGAGCTGCCCGTGAGGCAGAAGTACAGCACGCCCGCCATCGAGTAGAGGTCGGAGCGCTGGTCCACGGACTCGCCGCCGGCCTGCTCGGGCGGCATGTACTGCGGGGTGCCCAGCACCTGGCCCGTGGAGGTGAGCTGCTCCTCCTCGTCCTGCTCCAGCGCCTTCACCAGACCGAAGTCCAGCACCTTGACGAAGTCCTTCCCGTCGAGCGCCTGGACCATGATGTTGTGCGGCTTCAGGTCGCGGTGGACGCAACCCTCCTCATGCGCGTGCGCCAGCCCCAGCGTGGCCTGCTCCAGCAGGTTCACCGCGCGGCGCAGCGTCATGGGCCCTTCGCGCTTCACCAGCTCCTTGAGGCTCTCCCCCTTGAGGAGCTCCATCACGTAGTAGCAGGTGCCGTCCGCGGCCCGGCCGAAGTCGAAGATGGTGATGACGTTCGGGTGCCGCAGCCGGCTGGCGATCTCCGCCTCGCGGCGGAAGCGCTCGAAGAACTGGGGCGCCGCGGCGAGCGACGGGTTGAGCGTCTTCACGGCCACCGGGCGCTGCACCGACGTCTGCGTGGCGCGGAACACCATGCCCATGCCGCCCTGACCCAGGACGCTCTCGATCTTGTATCGGCCGTCCAGCACCTGGCCCAGGAGCTGGAGACTCTGCGCCGCGCACAGGTGATCTTGACCTTCGGTACTACCGCAGTGGGGGCAGGGGGCGGCCATGGGTGCCGGGAGTATAGGCAAGCCCCGCCTTCCGCCCAACCGGGGAGATGTGCTCCCTGGGCAGTCAAGCAGGCATCAGAACCGTTCCCGTGGGGCTTGCCGGCTGTTATCTCCCCCCTCCGCCATGAGCCTCGTCATCGCCCAGGACATCAGCCTCGCCTACGGAAAGAAGGTCCTCTTCGACGAGGACAATTTCACCCTCGGTCCCAGGGACCGGGTGGGCCTGGTGGGGGCCAACGGGACGGGCAAGTCGTCCCTGATGAAGATCATCGCCGGGGTGAGCCAGCCGGACGGGGGCACCGTCCAGTACAGCCGCCGGGCCCGGGCGGGCTACCTGCCCCAGGAGATCGCCGGCCTGCCGGAGGGGACGGTGGTGGAGGCCGTCATGAGCACCGTGCCTGGCCGGGACTCGCTGGAGTCGCGCCTCAAGGACACGGAAGGAGCGCTCGCGGCCAGCACGGACGAGGAGGAGCAGTTGGAGCTGGCGCAGACGCTGGCGGACCTCCACGCGGAGCTGGACGACTTCGAGAACCGCTACGGCCGCCACCACGCCGAGCGCATCCTCAAGGGCCTGGGCTTCAAGGACGCGGACCTGTCCAAGCCCACCCAGGCGCTCTCCGGCGGCTGGCGCATGCGCGCGGCGCTGGCGGGCCTGCTGCTCCAGGACCCGGACCTGCTGCTGCTGGACGAGCCCACGAACCACCTGGACGTGCCCACGCTCGCGTGGTTCGACGGGTTTTTGCGCCGCTCCAACAAGGCGATGGTGCTCATCTCCCACGACCGCGACTTCCTCAACCGGCAGATCAACCGGGTGGTGTCGCTGGAGATGGAGGGCGTGCGCGAGTACGCCGGCAACTACGAGGACTACAAGCGCCAGCGCGCGGAGGAGATGGTGCTCCTGCAGGCCCGGGCGGAGAAGGTGGAGCAGCGCCGCGCGGAGCTGCAGGGCTTCATCGACCGGTTCGGCGCGAAGGCCACCAAGGCGAAGCAGGCGCAGAGCCGCGCGAAGATGCTGGCCAAGCTGGAGAAGGTCCAGGTCCTGGAAGAGCGCCAGACGATGAAGTTCCGCTTCCCGGAAGTGGAGCGCTCGGGCCGCGACGTGGTGTTGATGGAGGGCATCACCAAGCGCTACGGCGCGCTCACCGTCTACGACGGGCTGAACGCGCGGCTGGAGCGGGGCCAGCGCATCGCCGTGGTGGGCGCGAACGGCGCGGGCAAGACGACGCTGCTCAAGATGGTCGCGGGCGAGCTGGCGCCGGACACGGGCAAGGTGTCCCTGGGGCACAACGTGGTGGTGGGCTATTACGCGCAGCACCACGCGGACAAGCTGGACCGCCACAACACCATCATCGAAGAGGTGCGGCCCCTGGCGGCGGACAAGCCGGAGAGCTACGTGCGCGGCGTGCTGGGCGCGTTCCTCTTCAGCGGCGACGACGTGGACAAGCCCATCGGCGTGCTGAGCGGTGGCGAGCGCGCGCGCGTGGCCCTGGCGAAGCTGCTGCTCATCCCGTCCAACTTCCTCCTGATGGACGAGCCGACGAACCACCTGGACCTGGACTCGTCGGAGATGCTGATTGAAGCGCTGAAGCTGTACGGCGGCACGCTGCTGTTCGTGAGCCACAACCGCAGCTTCATCAACAACCTGTGCACGCACGTCTGGGAGGTGGCGGACGGCAAGCTCACGTCGCACCCGGGCAACCTGGACGAATACCTCTACCACCAGGAGCAGCTGCGCCTGGCGGCGGAGGGCGCGGACACGGGCGCGTCGAACGGGAAGGGCGGGGCGGCGGGCTCGGGCCCGGTGTCGGAGAAGGAGCGCAAGCGCCTGGAGGCGGAGGCGCGCCAGCGTCGCTCCGTGGTGGAGGGCCCCATCAAGAAGGAGATCGCGAAGCTGGAGGAGCGCATCGCGAAGGTGGAGGCCGAGCAGAAGGACCGCGAGGGGCAGCTCGCGGATCCGGTGCTCTACAACGACTTCGCCCGGGCGAAGCCGCTGATGGATGCGCACCGCGCGGGCAAGGAGGAGCTGGAGGACCTCTATGCCCGCTGGGAGGCCGCGCAGGAGAAGCTGGCGGCGGCGCAGGCCTGATCAGCTGATCTCCGTGTAGCCGGCGTGCGGGTGGTCCGACGCGCCGCCGGTGTCCACCTGGGCGCTGTTCTGGGTGTTCACGCCGGCGGTGGTCCACACCTGGTCGAAGTCCTCGATTTCGTCCGGGTCGCCGCTCGTGCCGCCCACGGCGCGCTGCAGGCCGTACTGGCCGAAGATTTCCTGCACCTCCGTGGTGGAGGTGTTGAGGTCGCCCATCACCACGACGTCTCGCGCGGGTGGGCCCTTGGCCTCGGCGGCGGCGATCTGCGCGATGTACGCGAGCTGCGCGTCACGCAGGTCCTTGTTGTCCTCCCCCGCGGCGACGTGGACGTTGATGATGGTGCGCTCCTGGCCGTCCGGTCCCTTGACGCGGGTGACGAGCGCGGCGCGCGGCTCCGACGCGCCGTCGTGGCGGAGGACCTCGTTGTTGACGTGCAGCTGGTTGCGCTCCTCGGGCGTCAGCTGGCCGTCCGCGAGGGCGGCGAGCCTGTCCGCGGAGGCGGCGCCAGGTCCCCCGACGCGGGTGGGCAGCGCGACGGTATAGGCCTCGGTGAGCTGATCCGGATCCGCGACGTAGGTGGCGTTGCCGTAGGTGGCATCCGCGCCCGTGTCCTCCTTGATTCCGCCCTCCTGGTCATCGCCGGAGAAGGCCTCGCCCGTGACGAGCGTGCCCCCGGGCGTCTGGTAGAGGGTGGTGCCGTCCACGCCCTCTCGGATGGCGGTCTCGGGCGCATCCGCGTAGATGTCCACGGGCTTGGGGCTGTTCTTCCCCTGGAAGATGGCGAAGTCCCGGTCGACGCCAGCGACGATGGCGAGCGCGGTGTTCTGGTCGCCGCTGCGCTTGACGTTCACGTCCACTTCCTGGAACGCGACGACGGTGGCGCCGGAGTCCTTGATGAGCTGGGCCTGGGCCTTGCGGTTGGTCTTCTCGTTGTACTCGTCGCCCGCGCCTGTGGCGGTGTTGAGGGTGAGGATGGCCGTGCCCGTCTTCTTCGTCGGCAGGTCCTCCGCCTGCTGGGGCTTGTCGTAGCCGGTGTGGATGGCCCGGGGGTTGAGCTCGGGCATCGGGCTCTTGCGCGCAGGGCCTGACGGGGTGAACGAGTCCTGCTGCCGGAGGTGCGCGGGCGGAGGCTTGAGGGCGGCCGGGGCCTTCGGGGTCACCTCCGGGCGGGGAGCGGGCTTGGGCGTGACGCGGGCGCGGAAGGCGTCGCGGGCGGCGGGGCTCCAGAGGCTCATGGGATGGCTCCGTGATCAGGTCGGGGACAGCGGGTTGCCGACGAGTACGCAGCCCTCCGGAAAGCGGTTACAGGGCATTTACTGGACGTCGAAGACCTTCCGGACCGGCGCGCCGTCGCGTTCGATTTGCAGCTCGATGCGCCGGGAGTCTCGCAGCGTGTGGAAGGCCTCCAGCGCCTTGTCGGGGCTGTCCAGGTCCAGGCCGTTGATGCGCTGGAGCACGTCTC from Corallococcus macrosporus harbors:
- a CDS encoding IS5 family transposase (programmed frameshift) is translated as MVRELVPDAFWQRVAPLLPPPRPKKKMGRPRADDRAALEAIVFVLRSGIPWEMLPRKQFGLSGMTAWRRLEEWTRAGVWEQLQARLLDELGLRGKVDFSRVSIDSSSVRASKRGPFTGPSPTDRAKAGSKHHLLVDAQGLPLTESVTAANVHDTHEFFPLIDSVPAVRMPSGQRRLRPTKLHADKAYASRKNRQGLRLRGIVARIARPGVESKERLGRYRWVVERTLAWKNQLRRLRVRDERRDDVHFGLLVLGCCVMLLRRLCPGIC
- a CDS encoding serine/threonine protein kinase; translation: MAAPCPHCGSTEGQDHLCAAQSLQLLGQVLDGRYKIESVLGQGGMGMVFRATQTSVQRPVAVKTLNPSLAAAPQFFERFRREAEIASRLRHPNVITIFDFGRAADGTCYYVMELLKGESLKELVKREGPMTLRRAVNLLEQATLGLAHAHEEGCVHRDLKPHNIMVQALDGKDFVKVLDFGLVKALEQDEEEQLTSTGQVLGTPQYMPPEQAGGESVDQRSDLYSMAGVLYFCLTGSSPYGANTVRKALTASLTQPVPPVNSKRQGAPVPPELDAFFAKALAPEKEDRYQNAQEFIDALLDAVEGLSAEELDAHPTGGTAGTERGTGSRSRPGAGSGSRAGSGSRLGSGSRAGRAPAAGKTGSRMGLAPPPRGTTPAGAQAPRATGNAHSPAPAAQRARPSAPRQVEPELPPPPKGMSAGMKAALIGVPLLLIGAGVAVVMARGGGNETPPAPVGMTPPPRAPVEAPPSRVQEPAATPPPAALPQDVTVEFTSTPSGAAIFDGEAQIGTTPTKLMLPREKASVLRFKLAGHQDQEKRLDYSRLADTAEQHVNVRLDPVRTAPPPRPTKPSKAGGNDPGIGVFE
- a CDS encoding ArsR/SmtB family transcription factor; protein product: MVQYASAGLDASFAALSDATRRGVLEQLGRAEASITDLAEKFNMTLTGMKKHVGVLERAGLVITEKVGRVRTCKIGPRRLEEEMAWLESYRQLWDARFDELDKVVEELKHKEQVDGRKNRE
- a CDS encoding DUF1993 domain-containing protein, whose translation is MLKMAETRAPECEGKPMATSLYALSVPTFLQTVRAVSGFLDRAARHCAETGADSNDFVNARLFDDMAPFHFQVEATWHHSVWGVEALKTGVFAPPALVGPVPFADLRAMMSKAEVALEAFTPDEINRCAGKELDLQIGPRRLAFTSETFILSFSLPNFHFHAVTAYDILRSRGVPIGKRDYEGRLRTRSA
- a CDS encoding SRPBCC family protein; protein product: MKNRTIVERKSERETVVTRTVNAPARIVFEAWTKPELFKKWWVPKSMGMTLASCEMDVRIGGKYRLVFAQGMAFFGTYTEVTPHSRLVWTNEEGGDNSSVTTVTFEEKEGKTLLVVSELYASKEALDAAGGAAEALVETFEQLDELLVTLARA
- a CDS encoding ABC-F family ATP-binding cassette domain-containing protein: MSLVIAQDISLAYGKKVLFDEDNFTLGPRDRVGLVGANGTGKSSLMKIIAGVSQPDGGTVQYSRRARAGYLPQEIAGLPEGTVVEAVMSTVPGRDSLESRLKDTEGALAASTDEEEQLELAQTLADLHAELDDFENRYGRHHAERILKGLGFKDADLSKPTQALSGGWRMRAALAGLLLQDPDLLLLDEPTNHLDVPTLAWFDGFLRRSNKAMVLISHDRDFLNRQINRVVSLEMEGVREYAGNYEDYKRQRAEEMVLLQARAEKVEQRRAELQGFIDRFGAKATKAKQAQSRAKMLAKLEKVQVLEERQTMKFRFPEVERSGRDVVLMEGITKRYGALTVYDGLNARLERGQRIAVVGANGAGKTTLLKMVAGELAPDTGKVSLGHNVVVGYYAQHHADKLDRHNTIIEEVRPLAADKPESYVRGVLGAFLFSGDDVDKPIGVLSGGERARVALAKLLLIPSNFLLMDEPTNHLDLDSSEMLIEALKLYGGTLLFVSHNRSFINNLCTHVWEVADGKLTSHPGNLDEYLYHQEQLRLAAEGADTGASNGKGGAAGSGPVSEKERKRLEAEARQRRSVVEGPIKKEIAKLEERIAKVEAEQKDREGQLADPVLYNDFARAKPLMDAHRAGKEELEDLYARWEAAQEKLAAAQA